The region GGTAAACAAAACCATTTTTAATGTCTTTTTAAAAAATGTTCACTTATTTTGTTTAAAATAGCCTCTATCCGCATTTATCTCTTCACGTTATAATAAAAGAAATACTGCTTAAGGAGATTGAGAATGAATTTTATTGCAATAGATTTTGAGACAGCAAATGAAAAACGTGACAGCGCGTGTTCGATTGGATTAACCGTTGTTAAAAATAATCAAATTATTGAACAAAAATACTACCTAATCAAACCAAACGAACTTCGCTTTGCTCCGATTAATATTTCGATTCATGGCATTCGCGCCTCTGATGTCAAAAATGCTAAAACTTTCGACCAACTTTGGCCAGAGCTACTTCCCTATTTCACTAATAACATCATCATGGCACATAATGTAGCCTTTGATTTAAGTGTATTACGTCATACATTAGATGCTTACCACATCCCTTACCCAAATTGTCGTTATGGTTGTACGATGATTTTATCAAGAAATTTCTTTCCTCATTTAGAAAATGCCAAATTAAACACGGTTAATCATCATTTAGGACTCGAATTTAATCATCACCATGCGAGTGCTGATGCTCATGCCTGTGCCAATATCGTATTGAAAATGCAAGAAGAGTTACAATGTGCTGATTTAGAAGAACTTTGTCAAATGGCAGGGCTAAAACTGGGTACACTTCACGATGCTGGCTATATCCCTGCTAAAAAATTAAAAAAGACGGTGACTTCAAAACGCAATTTTACTCCTTCCCCTCTCCCTTTTATCTCATCAAAATCTGATGTATTCAAACATAAAACCGTTGTATTTACGGGAACCTTAAAATCAATGTCACGCCTTAGTGCCATTCAACTGATTTCTCAACTCGGTGGAACAGTTGGATCATCGGTAACACGTAAAACAGATTTCTTAATTGTGTCTCATCCTGCCGTGTATGAGCTTCAACCTCATGAAATGAGCACCAAATTAAAAAAGGCGATTGAACTTATTTACAAAGGTCAAGCCATTCAAATTTTAAATGAATCTGAATTTTTAGAACAACTGACTAAATAAAAGAGGAATCCTTGCTGGATTCCTCTTTTTAGTAATAAACCATTTCGACTACTTTTCCAAGTTGCGTTAAAATATCTTCTAACTCTTCTAAGACGCGTAACTTAATGCTTAACTCTTTTGGAAAATCAGGATTTTGATGTGCGGCATTAATCGCTCGCCCAATTAATAATCGGATATGCGTACAGTCTTCAAATAGCATTTTTGCGAGTAGTGCTGCGCCATGTTTTTCGGATAATAACTCAAAATTGGAAGAGAGTTTAATTTCTTTTAAAATTTCAACAGCTCCTTTAATCGTTAAAACTCCTTCTGTGACTAAATCAATTCCTTTAATGTGAGCAATCGGTGGGATGTGGGAGTCAATATAATGAAAACTTGTCTCTACCTCTTCGCCAATCGCACGAGCGACAATATGAGCGGCTGTTCCTCCACACACAATTTTTTTACCCACACTCTCCATTAAGGCTTTGACGACTTCTTGGTCTTGTTCTTTGTTTTGTGGAGGTCCTGCGAATAATGTCGCCCATTTCGGTTTAATCACCTTTAAACTGACAACCGTTGTATCATCCCCGGGAT is a window of Turicibacter sanguinis DNA encoding:
- a CDS encoding exonuclease domain-containing protein, which produces MNFIAIDFETANEKRDSACSIGLTVVKNNQIIEQKYYLIKPNELRFAPINISIHGIRASDVKNAKTFDQLWPELLPYFTNNIIMAHNVAFDLSVLRHTLDAYHIPYPNCRYGCTMILSRNFFPHLENAKLNTVNHHLGLEFNHHHASADAHACANIVLKMQEELQCADLEELCQMAGLKLGTLHDAGYIPAKKLKKTVTSKRNFTPSPLPFISSKSDVFKHKTVVFTGTLKSMSRLSAIQLISQLGGTVGSSVTRKTDFLIVSHPAVYELQPHEMSTKLKKAIELIYKGQAIQILNESEFLEQLTK